Part of the Streptomyces sp. f51 genome is shown below.
AACCGGCACCACGGGCCGACAGCGGCACCGGGAGCCGACGGAGGCACCGGCGCCGGCAGAGGCACCGGCCACCGGCACCGGGAGCCGGCAGGGGCACCGGGAGCCGGAAGGGGCCGGGCACAGGCACCTGCGAGGGAGGGCCCTGGGAGGGCCCGCGGCACACCGCCGCGGGCCCTCCCTCGTGCCGCTCCGAGGCCCGGGAGTGACCGGATCTTGTCAGCCCCCGGCGGACAGGGCCCGCCAGAGGTTGCCACTCCCCGCCCGTCATGAGAGAGGATGGCGGTATCCGTACGAAGGGAAATACACGGTGAGCATCGACCCGTCCTCGATTCCGAATTTCGGGGGCCAGCCCGAGCCGCAGTCCGGCGGCCCCGCCGGCCCCGTGGTCCCGGATCAGGACCTCGTGAAGCAGCTCCTGGAGCAGATGGAGCTGAAGTACGTCGTCGACGACGAGGGTGACCTCGCGGCGCCGTGGGAGGAGTTCCGTACGTACTTCATGTTCCGTGGCGAGGCGGACCAGCAGGTCTTCTCGGTGCGGACGTTCTACGACCGGCCGCACCAGCTCGAGGAGAAGCCCGCGCTCCTTGAGTCGATCGACGACTGGAACCGCCGCACGCTGTGGCCCAAGGTCTACAGCCACACCCACGACGACGGCACCGTCCGCCTGATCGGCGAGGCGCAGATGCTGATCGGCACCGGCGTCAGCCTGGAGCACTTCGTGTCCTCCACGGTCAGCTGGGTGCGCGCCGCGATCGAGTTCGACAAGTGGCTCGTCGAGCAGCTCGGCCTCGAGCAGGAGATCAACGAGGCGGACAAGCCCGAGGACGACGAGGACGAGTAGGTCCGCCTCCCGCGGCCGTCCGTCCCCCGCGGCGGCGCTTCTCCACGCGTGCACCGGCCCCTGGGACGGGCACCATGCCCTGTCCTACAGCGGGGTGTGCGCGATCACGACCAGATACGCGCCGTAGGCGAACGAGAGCCCGGCCAGGGCACCGACCACCAGGGTCGCGTGCCAGGGCCGGGCTCTCGCCGTGCGCACCAGGGCGCGGGCCAGCGGCAGCAGCAGCGGGAACGCCGGGAGCAGGAAGCGCGGCTTCGACTCGAAGAACCCCGAACCGCCCAGCGCGATCAGCAGCAGGACGCCGCTGTGGACCAGCAGCGGCAGGGGTGCCCGGTCCGCGATCAGCAGCCCGTACAGCAGGACGGCCGCGGCGACGATCACCATCGTCATGGGGAACACGAACCGGTCCCCGTGCAGCAGCAGGTGCTTGACGAAGTGGAGCGACCCCCGGCCGAGGTCGAAGCGCGAGCCCCACAGCCGCTGCACCTGGAAGTAGCCGCCGAGCCAGTGGCCCTCGCGGTGGCCCACCCACAGCACATAGCCGGTCCAGCCCGCGGGCGCGAGCGCCGCGCCCGTCCACACCCTGTGGGAAACTTTTCCGCGGTGACGCCAGACCTCCTGCGCCGCCCCCACGAGGACCGCCGCGGCCACCGCGAAGCCGTTCGGCCGTGACAGTCCCGCGAGCGCGGCCAGCGAGCCGGCCCACAGCCACCGCCCGTCGAGCACCGCGTACAGCGACCAGACGGCGAACGCGGTCAGTACGGGCTCGGTGTACGCCATCGACAGCACCACCGAGTGCGGCAGCAGCCCCCACAGCAGCACCAGCGCCGTACCGACCGCCCGGCCGTGCAGCCGGGCGCCGATCGCGTACATCCCGCACGCGGCGGCCGCCGCCGCGGCCCAGGAGACCAGCAGGCCCGCCGAGCCCCCGGTCAGCGGGGTCAGCGTGGTCACGGCCCGGACGAGGGCCGGGTACAGCGGGAAGAACGCGAGGTCGCTGTGGACGACCGTGGGGTGGAAGTGGAGCGTCCTGCCGTAGCCGTGCGCGGCGATGCCCAGGTACCAGGCCGAGTCCCAGGACCGTGCGAGCAGGGCGACCGGGTGTCTGCCGGTGGCCCAGGCCGTCCCGGCGAGCACGAGGAGGCCGGCCAGGCGCGCGGCGGCGAACAGTCCGAGCGCCGTGATCGCGGCGTACGGCAGGCTGCGTGCGGCGCGGGACGGGCGGACGGCACGGTCGCGGGGCTCCTGGAGAGCGGGGCGAGCGAGGGTACTCGGGTGGGTCACACCCCGAACTGTGCGTTCCGTACGGGGTATTCGCGAGCTTTGATCGTCCGTGCGGGTTCCGTCGCGGGGCCTTCGGCGCGCCGCCCGGGGACGGGGTGCCGACAATGCTAAACGCCCCTTTCCCGCCCCGTCCCGACCTGCTGTCCCCGGCGGCTCCGGGGCCCGGAACGCTGCTGTCCCGGCCCCTTCCCGTCCCCTCCCGGGCTGCTGTCTCCCGGGGGGCTCCGGGGTCCGGAACGCCCTATCCCGCCCCCTCCCGCGCTGCTGTTCCCGGGCAGTTCCCGGGTTCCCGGGCGTTGCTGTTCCCGGGTTCCCGGGCGCTGCCGTCCTCGGGCAGCCGTGGGGACCGGAACGCTGCCGTCCCCGGGCAGTGGCGGGCGGGACGGGATCCCGCATAATCCTCGCGTGTCAGAGACTCCGGCCCCCATACCGGTCCCGATCCCCGCCCCGGCTCCTCCACCGCTCCCGTCCGTTCCCGCGGACACGGGCGTCTGGTCCTCGGGCGACGCGGCCCGCTGGTCGCGCGCCCGCCCCGGGCCCTGGGCGCGCCCGCTCTGGTCGGTGCTCGCGCTGCTGATCACCGTGGTGTGGGCGATCGCGGCCGCGCCGGAACCGCCGTGCACCGACGCGGCGCCGTGCGGTGCGGACTGGCTCGGCATGACGGAGACGGGTCTGGCCGCGGGGCTGCTGTACTGGCTCGCCCGGCTGCCGGAGGTGACGCTGGTCGCGGCCCCCGTCCTGGCCGCGATCGTGGCCCGGCTGGAGCTACCGGACGCGGGGCCGAACTCCCTGGCAGCGAACCTCTGCGTCCTCGCGGCTCTGGGCTTCGGCTGGGCGGCCGCCGCGGAACGGCTCGCGTCCCGCCGCCGGCAGCGGGACCTGGCGGAGGCCGCCGCGACCGCACGGCACCCTGTCCCCGGGCCCCTCGCCCCGCTGTGGCGCGGACTGATCCCCACGGGCGCGGGCCTCGTGCTCCTGGCCGTCGCCGCCTTCAGCGCGGCCGAGGGAATCGCGGGCGTCCACGACGACACGCGGCACGCGGACCGCGCGGTCCGCACCGCGGCCGAGGTGGTCGGCCGTGACGACGAGTCGGTCCGGGTGCGTACCGACGACGGACGGCTGCTGCGGCTCGACTCGCTCTCTCCGGAGGACTACAGCAAGGGCAGCGCGCCGACCGTCCTGGAGGACGGGTCGTGGCGGCGCCTGGCGGCCGAGCCGTACGACGCCACCGGCCCTCAGCTGGGGCTTCTGGCCGCCGGTCTTCCCGGCCTCTCCCTGCTCGTCACCGGCCTGCTCGCCCGGCGCCGCGCCGCCGCCCTGCGACGGGGTCCTGTCCCGGTCCTGCGGGTGCTGGAACGCAGGGACGGTGACGGCCTCCTGTGGATCTACGCGGGCGACGACACCTCCGCCCGCAGGCCCGTTCTCACCGCGCGCTTCGTCGCCGAGGCGCCGGGCGAGGACGAGCGCGGACGGCTCCGCCCCGGCGGCGAGGAGGCACCGAACCCACGCGGACGGGTCCGCCCCGGCGGCGGGGAGGAGCTGAACCCTGCTTCCCCGCTCCCGCGCGAGGCCGTGATGTTCGGCGCCCCCCGCGACGGTGGTGAACTGCTGCTCGTCACCACGCTCCGCGACGGCGGGAGCGCCGTCGTCCGGACGAGCGGACCCGTCCGGCTGCCGCGCCCCGGCCGGGAACCGCAGGCCGACCCGGAAACGGAGGCCCGTGCGGCGGCCGGCGGCGTCGCCGCCGCGGTTCCGGCGACTCTGATCACGACGGGACGCCCGCTGAGCTGGGGACCGGGCCACCTCGGCCGCTCCGTCGGCGCGGCCCTGGCCCTGGTCGCGATCGTGGGGGCCGCCGCGAACGCCCGCACGCTCGTGACGGACGGGTTCGGCGTGAAGGCGGCCCTCTACGTGCTTCTCCTCCTGTCCTTGCTCGCGACCGCCGCGCAACTGCTCAACTGGCGTGTCACCGCGGACAGTTCGGGCCTGTGGCTGTCCGGGGGGTGGAAGCTGCGGCACCTGCCGTGGGAACACCTGCGGTCGGCCCGCTACACCAGGGACGGGGGCGTGGAGATAGGGATGCCGTACGGCGACGACTGGCGGCTGCCCGGCCTCGGCATGCCGATGCTGGAACGGCGCTTCGGCCGCAACCCCTCCTACGTCCGGATGACCGAGGAGGTCGCCGCGCTCCGCGACCACCCGGAACTGCGGCCCACCGAAGCCGTTTCGGGCCGCGTCCGGGGTGTCCCGCTCGGTCCCGCGCTGCTCGTCCTCGGCGGCGCCGTGGCCCTGGCCTGGGCCTTCCACTGAGGTGCGGGACGCGTCCCCCCGGCCCAGGTCCCGCCGGGCCGGGGGGAGTCCATGACGGCAGCCGGGTTCAGGACGACAGGCTGCGCAGCCGCCCGGCGGCCTCGTGCAGCACCTCGTCCCTCTTGCAGAACGCGAACCGGACGAAGGGCGCGCCCGCCTCGCGGTGGTCGTAGAAGACCGCGTTCGGGATGGCCACGACACCGGCGCGTTCGGGCAGGGCGCGGCAGAAGGCGAAGCCGTCGCTCTCGCCGAGCGGCCGGATGTCGGTGGTGACGAAGTACGTCCCGCGCGGCCGGAAGACCGCGAAGCCCGCCTCGGTGAGACCCGCCGTCAGCACGTCCCGCTTGCGCAGCATGTCCGCGCGGAAGTCCTCGAAGTACGCGTCCGGCAGTGCGAGCGCCTCGGCGACGGCGTACTGGAAGGGCCCCGACGCCACGTACGTCAGGAACTGCTTCGCCGACCGTACGGCGCCGACCAGGGCCGGGGGCGCGGTCACCCAGCCCACCTTCCAGCCGGTGAACGAGAACGTTTTGCCCGCGCTGCCGATGGTGACCGTCCGCTCGCGCATCCCCGGCAGGCTCGCCATCGGCACGTGCTCGGCGTCGTCGAAGACGAGGTGTTCGTAGACCTCGTCCGTCACCACGAGCAGATCTCGCTCGACGGCGATCCGCGCGATCTCCGTCAGCTCCGCGCGGGTGAGGACGGTACCGGTGGGGTTGTGCGGGGTGTTGATCAGCAGCAGCCGGGTCCGTCCGGTGATCGCGTCGCGCAGTTCGTCGAGGTCGAGCCGGAAACGACGACGGCCGTCGCCGTCGGCCTCGTCGGGACGCAGGGTCACGGGCACGCGCGTCCCGCCCGCCATGGCGATCGAGGCCGCGTACGAGTCGTAGTACGGCTCCAGCGCGATCACCTCGTCGCCGGGCTCCAGGAGCGCGAGCAGCGAGGCGGCGATCGCCTCGGTGGCACCCGCCGTGACCAGGACCTCGGTGTCGGGGTCGTACGACAGGCCGTAGTGGCGCTTTTGATGTTCGGCGATCGCGGTGCGCAGCTCGGGCACGCCGGGACCCGGCGGGTACTGGTTGCCGCGCCCGTCCCGCAGTGCGCGGACGGCCGCCTCCCGGATCTCCTCGGGCCCGTCCGTGTCGGGGAAGCCCTGGCCGAGGTTGATCGAGCCCGTGCTCAGCGCGAGGGCGGACATCTCGGCGAAGATCGTCGTCCCGAACTCGGCGAGCCGACGGTTCAAAAGGGGTCGCACGCTGGAGGTCATACCGGCCATCCTCCGCCCAAGCTCCGGAGTTCCTCAACTCACCTGTGGCGACGGCGGCCTGCGCGAGTGCGCCGTGCGTCGCCTCTGATCAGGGGGCGCCTTCGTCACGTGTTCTCCCGTTGCCCGGGGCAACCTCAAATATTGATCAATTGAGTTGATCTTGCGTGCGTCGGCTTCCTAGGTTGATCCCATCCACTGCACCGCTGACCACGGAGCAGTGTGGGCGCGTTTCGCGCCGTACAAGAGAAAACTGGGGGAAAAATGAAGACCAAGCTCGTTTCCATGGCCGTATTGGGTGCGCTGGCATTCGGAGCTGCGCCTGCCGCTGCCCAGACTCAGGGCGAGGCGCCGGGAAGACGGACCTCTTCTGTCGTGGCGATCGACACCTGGCAGGATATTGCGGCCGGGAAGTGCTACTACGGCGACAAAGAGTCCTGCGAGATCATGATCAAGGGTCTCAAAATGTCCAAGAAGGCGAAGGACTGCCTGATCAAGGGAGCCGTCGCAGGGGCCGGAGCCCTCATCGTGGGGCGGTTCAACAAGGACCTGGCCGAGAAGATAGCCCGGAACACCGTGGCCGCGGGTGCGACCGCCTGCATCTCGGCTCTCGCCGGCTAGGTTCTGATCTCGGCCGGGAGGCCATGAAAGGCGTCAACTGTGTTGAAGCTCGCAATATTCTTCGCATGGGCGGCAGTTCTCTACTCCGTCAACAAGTTCGTACTCGCGGACGGCTGGCCGGAATACGCGTTCACGCTCGTTTCCAGTCTGGTCGTCTTCTTCCTGCTCGCGAAGACGAATCGCTCCAGGGGTAAATCGGCCTCCACCTGATCGGCAACCGCCCCGGAGCCGAGTTCCGGGGGCACCATCGGCGTCACTCGACCAAAGGGTCCGGGTGGCGCCTTTCGTGTGGGGGTACAAGGGGCATGCCGGTGCCCGCGATTACATCCTCAGGACTTCCTCAACTCTGTTTTGGGGCCGGAAGCATGAGGGCATCCCCCTGTCACGCGAGAGCGGATTCGAGGAGAACGGCCCACGGGGGGCCGCTTCCAGGGAATGGAAGGAGGGTGGCGCCATGATCTTCGGCATCATCCTGGGGGTCGTTGTGCTGGTCGTCGTGATGAAGGCCTTCGGCGGTTCCGCCAAGGGCAGGCGCCGGTCCGAGGGCAGCGGGGGCGGGGGCGACAGCAGCTGGTGGGCCGGCGGTGCCTCGTCGGGCGGGCACCACTCAGGGGGCGGGCACCACGGAGGGGGCGGGGGACACGGGGGTCACTCCTGCGGGGGGCACTCGTCGTGCGGAGGTTCGTCCTGCGGGGGCGGGTCCTCGTGCGGTGGCGGCGGGTGCGGCGGAGGCAACTGACACCGGGCGGCCGGTCTCCCGGTGGCACACGCGTCCGGAGCACGGAGGTGCCCGTCGGCGGTCGGCCGGCGGGCGCGTTCGCGCGCCGGGCGCACGTCGTGGTTGAACAGTTGAGCTGTGGAGCCCTCGGGGGGATGGAAACCCCACGAAGTTGGGTAAAAACGCTGTGGCGGCAGCACAGTTCATGATTCCCTCTAAACCACCAAAGCGGCCCTGGTACATCACCAAGCAGCCCTGGGCCGACAGGCCTTGGAAGTCCATCGGATGGTCCTATCGGACGCGTCCGCCGGATGCCCTTCCGGCCGGGCCGGCCGGGCCGTTCCCCCGGTGCTGACCGGGTGCGCATGAACCCCACCTCACCTTTGCGTGTTAGCGGAGCCGACCCATGCTCACGACCCTGAACACCTCGTACACCGACACGCGCGCGGCCGATCTCGCCTGGGCCCTGGGCCGCGAACCGCTGCCGGCCCTCGCCACCCTCGATCTCGAACTGGCCGGGGCGAAACTCCAGTTGAGACTGCTCGGCGCCTCCCACCAGGTCCTTCTCGAGGAGGAGCGCGGCAGTTGCTCGGAGACCGTCGCGTGCATCGCGGGCAGCAGCACCCCCCTGCCGCTCGGCGTCGCGAAGAGGTTCGGCGACTGGGAGTACGAGTTCGCGGCCCGCGTCGAGATCCTGTCGCCCGGCTCCTTCGCGGGCCGCGCCCAGGAGTTGCTGGCCCTCGTCTCCGACCACCCCCAGGGTCTCGCCGGTGTCTTCCCCGGCAGCCCGCACGCGTTCACGGCGATGCTCGCCCAGCGTCATGAGGGCCAGGTCCACTGGCGTACGTGGCACGCGTACCCGCAGGACGGCCAGTTGGTGGCGACGCGTACGCGAGTCGGCGTACGGAAGGAAGCCCTCAGCCCGTCCGGCGTCTGACACCGCGAAGCGCGCGGGCGGACACGGCGAGGTGCGCGCGCGAGGCACGGGCGTGGAGGTACGGGCGCCGAGGTGCGGGCCGGACGGCCGTGCGCGGCAAAGGAGTTCGGGCAGGGTGTGGCGGGAAGCCGCCCAAGTCAACTCCGCACCCCACCAAGGGCGATGCTTTCCACACGTGTGGGTGACGAGACGTAGTGGCGGCGTGACGTAGCGTTCACGGCGTGATCGAACCGCACGCGCCAGCCCCACCCGGCGCGCCGCCGCCCTGGGGCGTCCAGGGCCAGGCGCGGCTGCCCGTCCGTCCGGGCATCGGCAGGTTCCTCGTCCTCGCGGGAGTGTTCGTCTGCGCGGCCTGCGGACTCGTGTACGAACTCGAACTCGTCGCCCTCGCCTCGTACTTGATCGGCGACTCCGTCACCCAGGCGTCCGTCGTGCTCTCCGTCATGGTCTTCGCCATGGGCATCGGCTCCCTCGCCGCGAAACGGCTGCGACCGTGCGCCGCCGCCGGATTCGGCGCCGTCGAGGCGGTGCTCGCCCTGGTCGGCGGGTGCAGCGCGATGGCCCTGTACGCGGTGTTCGCGTGGACGGGCGGATGGGGCGGCCTGTGGGCCGACGGGCCCCGCTGTCTGCTCGTGGTCTTCGCGCTCACCATCGGCCTGCTCATCGGCGCCGAGGTGCCGCTCCTCATGGAGCTGATACAGCGCATCCGCCGCCAGGACCCCGGCGGAGCGGTCGCGGACCTGTTCGCCGCGGACTACGTCGGCGCCCTCTTCGGCGGCCTCGCCTT
Proteins encoded:
- a CDS encoding YbjN domain-containing protein, whose protein sequence is MSIDPSSIPNFGGQPEPQSGGPAGPVVPDQDLVKQLLEQMELKYVVDDEGDLAAPWEEFRTYFMFRGEADQQVFSVRTFYDRPHQLEEKPALLESIDDWNRRTLWPKVYSHTHDDGTVRLIGEAQMLIGTGVSLEHFVSSTVSWVRAAIEFDKWLVEQLGLEQEINEADKPEDDEDE
- a CDS encoding DUF2617 family protein, with amino-acid sequence MLTTLNTSYTDTRAADLAWALGREPLPALATLDLELAGAKLQLRLLGASHQVLLEEERGSCSETVACIAGSSTPLPLGVAKRFGDWEYEFAARVEILSPGSFAGRAQELLALVSDHPQGLAGVFPGSPHAFTAMLAQRHEGQVHWRTWHAYPQDGQLVATRTRVGVRKEALSPSGV
- a CDS encoding pyridoxal phosphate-dependent aminotransferase, with amino-acid sequence MAGMTSSVRPLLNRRLAEFGTTIFAEMSALALSTGSINLGQGFPDTDGPEEIREAAVRALRDGRGNQYPPGPGVPELRTAIAEHQKRHYGLSYDPDTEVLVTAGATEAIAASLLALLEPGDEVIALEPYYDSYAASIAMAGGTRVPVTLRPDEADGDGRRRFRLDLDELRDAITGRTRLLLINTPHNPTGTVLTRAELTEIARIAVERDLLVVTDEVYEHLVFDDAEHVPMASLPGMRERTVTIGSAGKTFSFTGWKVGWVTAPPALVGAVRSAKQFLTYVASGPFQYAVAEALALPDAYFEDFRADMLRKRDVLTAGLTEAGFAVFRPRGTYFVTTDIRPLGESDGFAFCRALPERAGVVAIPNAVFYDHREAGAPFVRFAFCKRDEVLHEAAGRLRSLSS